The proteins below are encoded in one region of Diorhabda carinulata isolate Delta chromosome 3, icDioCari1.1, whole genome shotgun sequence:
- the LOC130891775 gene encoding craniofacial development protein 2-like, with product MLRIATWNIKSFNTREEELTKELTEGRLMRSSRNEKKGKGQTLLDNYIMIYSGVPKETRAKEEVAILVQKILTTQIEECKYVSEKNVAIRIRLGEELVNIIGIYAPENNREENIRERFFEDLQITINDMPSNGCMIILGGDL from the coding sequence ATGTTAAGAATAGCTACTTGGAATATTAAATCCTTTAATACAAGAGAAGAGGAACTTACTAAGGAACTCACGGAAGGTAGACTTATGCGCTCTTCAAGAAACGAGAAAAAAGGCAAGGGTCAAACTTTGTTAGATAACTACATAATGATATATAGTGGCGTACCAAAAGAAACAAGAGCCAAGGAAGAGGTCGCCATATTAGTTCAGAAAATATTAACTACCCAGATTGAAGAGTGCAAATACGTATCAGAGAAAAATGTTGCAATTAGAATCAGATTAGGAGAAGAGCTTGTCAATATCATAGGAATATATGCGCCGGAAAATAATAGAGAAGAAAACATCAGAGAGAGATTTTTCGAAGACCTACAGATAACAATAAATGATATGCCATCAAACGGGTGCATGATTATTTTGGGTGGAGATTTATAA